From a single Loxodonta africana isolate mLoxAfr1 chromosome 9, mLoxAfr1.hap2, whole genome shotgun sequence genomic region:
- the AQP7 gene encoding aquaporin-7 isoform X1, whose product MVLGENKLGSYLGVNLGFGFGVTMGVHVSGGISGAHMNSAVTFASCALGRMSWKKFPVYVLGQFLGSFLAAATIYGLFYTSINHFSGGHLTVTGPTATAGIFATYPPSHMTLWWGFLNEVLLTGLLQLCLFAIMDKQNNPAMEGTQALVIGILVVIIGVSLGMNTGYAINPSRDLPPRFFTFIAGWGSEVFRARGNWWWVPVVAPPLGAYIGGIIYLLFLGSNTPREPKTPMEPKMYEEHRISVLPKTRSHASKASPLTPVSVSSKISHKSGLAAQPVSPLSDSAISIEHF is encoded by the exons ATGGTTCTAGGAGAGAATAAACTTGGGAGCTACCTCGGTGTCAACTTGGGGTTTGGCTTCGGAGTCACCATGGGAGTGCACGTGTCAGGGGGCATCTCTG GGGCCCACATGAACTCAGCTGTGACCTTCGCCAGTTGTGCTTTAGGCCGCATGTCCTGGAAGAAGTTTCCTGTCTACGTACTGGGTCAGTTCCTGGGCTCCTTCCTGGCCGCTGCCACCATATATGGCCTCTTCTACA CATCCATCAACCACTTCTCAGGTGGACATCTGACAGTGACCGGTCCCACAGCCACTGCTGGCATTTTTGCCACCTACCCTCCCAGTCACATGACGTTGTGGTGGGGCTTCCTCAATGAG GTATTGTTGACAGGATTGCTCCAGCTGTGTCTCTTTGCCATCATGGACAAGCAGAACAACCCAGCAATGGAAGGGACACAGGCCCTGGTGATTGGCATCCTGGTTGTCATCATTGGGGTGTCCCTAGGCATGAACACAGGATATGCCATCAACCCATCCCGGGACCTGCCTCCCCGCTTTTTCACCTTTATTGCTGGCTGGGGGAGTGAAGTCTTCAG AGCCAGGGGGAACTGGTGGTGGGTACCAGTGGTGGCACCGCCCCTGGGTGCCTACATAGGTGGCATCATCTACCTGCTCTTCCTTGGCTCCAACACCCCACGGGAACCAAAGACTCCGATGGAGCCCAAGATGTATGAAGAACACAGAATATCCGTGTTGCCAAAGACCAGGTCTCATGCATCCAAGGCCTCTCCCCTCACTCCCGTCTCTGTGTCCTCTAAGATCTCTCACAAGAGTGGACTCGCAGCCCAGCCTGTCTCACCCTTAAGTGACTCGGCCATCTCCATAGAGCACTTCTAA
- the AQP7 gene encoding aquaporin-7 isoform X2 produces the protein MVLGENKLGSYLGVNLGFGFGVTMGVHVSGGISGAHMNSAVTFASCALGRMSWKKFPVYVLGQFLGSFLAAATIYGLFYTSINHFSGGHLTVTGPTATAGIFATYPPSHMTLWWGFLNEVLLTGLLQLCLFAIMDKQNNPAMEGTQALVIGILVVIIGVSLGMNTGYAINPSRDLPPRFFTFIAGWGSEVFRWHHLPALPWLQHPTGTKDSDGAQDV, from the exons ATGGTTCTAGGAGAGAATAAACTTGGGAGCTACCTCGGTGTCAACTTGGGGTTTGGCTTCGGAGTCACCATGGGAGTGCACGTGTCAGGGGGCATCTCTG GGGCCCACATGAACTCAGCTGTGACCTTCGCCAGTTGTGCTTTAGGCCGCATGTCCTGGAAGAAGTTTCCTGTCTACGTACTGGGTCAGTTCCTGGGCTCCTTCCTGGCCGCTGCCACCATATATGGCCTCTTCTACA CATCCATCAACCACTTCTCAGGTGGACATCTGACAGTGACCGGTCCCACAGCCACTGCTGGCATTTTTGCCACCTACCCTCCCAGTCACATGACGTTGTGGTGGGGCTTCCTCAATGAG GTATTGTTGACAGGATTGCTCCAGCTGTGTCTCTTTGCCATCATGGACAAGCAGAACAACCCAGCAATGGAAGGGACACAGGCCCTGGTGATTGGCATCCTGGTTGTCATCATTGGGGTGTCCCTAGGCATGAACACAGGATATGCCATCAACCCATCCCGGGACCTGCCTCCCCGCTTTTTCACCTTTATTGCTGGCTGGGGGAGTGAAGTCTTCAG GTGGCATCATCTACCTGCTCTTCCTTGGCTCCAACACCCCACGGGAACCAAAGACTCCGATGGAGCCCAAGATGTATGA